In the Leptospira limi genome, one interval contains:
- the guaB gene encoding IMP dehydrogenase, with the protein MSNHPLPGSELLDGVSGQELFSVNMGLTYRDFLVLPGYIDFNPSDVDLETKLSKNITLKRPLMSSPMDTVTESEMAIAQALMGGIGIIHYNNTIEEQVELVRKVKRFENGFIKDPILLSPEHTLADLDAVKEKYGFSGIPITEDGTARTKLVGIVTNRDVDFERDRDIKLGKVMTTELITANVGISLREANDILRTSKKGKLPIVDKQGKLVALICRSDLKKNKEFPQSSKDDQKRLRVGAALSTLPESRDRMAALAEVGVDAIIIDSAQGNSSYQMEMIQWIKSNFPHTDVIGGNVVTKAQAANLIAAGADGLRIGMGPGSICITQDTMAVGRAQATAVFKTAEYAQAHGVPVIADGGISNIGDIANALAIGASMCMMGSMFAGTKEAPGEYFYENGIRLKKYRGMASLEAMNKGGDKRYFSESQKIKVAQGVSGYVVDKGSVLNLIPYLVQGLRQSFQDMGYRNIPDLHKALRGGQLRFERRTESAQAQGSVHGLYSYTKPSMRAE; encoded by the coding sequence ATGTCAAATCACCCCCTACCAGGATCTGAGCTTCTCGATGGAGTCAGTGGACAAGAGCTCTTCTCGGTCAACATGGGACTCACGTATCGAGATTTTTTAGTACTACCTGGATATATAGACTTCAATCCGAGCGATGTTGATCTCGAAACAAAACTTTCTAAAAATATTACACTCAAAAGACCTCTTATGAGTTCTCCTATGGACACTGTCACAGAGTCTGAAATGGCAATTGCACAGGCACTCATGGGTGGAATTGGAATCATTCATTATAATAATACAATTGAAGAACAAGTGGAGTTAGTGCGAAAGGTAAAACGATTTGAAAATGGTTTTATTAAAGATCCAATTTTACTCTCTCCTGAACACACACTTGCTGATTTAGATGCCGTAAAAGAAAAGTATGGATTCAGTGGGATCCCAATTACGGAAGATGGCACCGCAAGAACTAAGTTAGTTGGTATTGTTACCAACCGAGATGTTGATTTTGAAAGAGATCGTGACATCAAGTTAGGGAAGGTAATGACAACTGAGCTCATCACAGCAAATGTGGGAATCAGCTTACGGGAAGCAAATGACATCCTTCGTACAAGTAAAAAAGGAAAACTCCCAATTGTAGACAAACAAGGGAAACTAGTTGCTCTCATTTGTCGAAGTGACTTGAAAAAAAATAAAGAATTCCCTCAATCTTCAAAAGACGACCAAAAAAGATTAAGAGTGGGTGCTGCACTCTCCACCTTACCAGAGTCACGTGATAGGATGGCGGCTCTTGCAGAAGTGGGAGTGGACGCAATCATCATTGATTCTGCTCAAGGAAACTCAAGTTACCAAATGGAAATGATCCAATGGATTAAATCCAATTTCCCTCATACAGACGTGATTGGTGGAAACGTTGTCACAAAAGCACAAGCGGCAAACCTTATCGCGGCTGGCGCAGATGGTCTTCGGATTGGTATGGGACCTGGTTCTATTTGTATCACCCAAGACACTATGGCTGTGGGACGTGCACAAGCAACTGCAGTATTCAAAACAGCAGAGTATGCACAAGCTCATGGAGTTCCAGTGATCGCAGATGGTGGTATTTCTAACATCGGTGATATTGCCAATGCTCTCGCGATAGGTGCCTCTATGTGTATGATGGGTTCTATGTTTGCAGGAACAAAAGAAGCACCAGGTGAGTATTTTTATGAAAATGGCATTCGTCTAAAGAAATACAGAGGAATGGCAAGTTTAGAAGCGATGAACAAAGGTGGAGACAAACGGTATTTCTCTGAATCCCAAAAAATCAAAGTAGCACAAGGTGTTTCTGGTTATGTTGTGGATAAAGGATCTGTTTTGAATCTAATTCCTTACCTCGTACAAGGTCTCAGACAAAGTTTCCAAGATATGGGATACCGAAATATTCCTGACCTCCATAAAGCTTTACGCGGAGGACAACTTCGTTTTGAACGTAGGACAGAATCAGCCCAAGCACAAGGTAGTGTGCACGGATTGTATTCTTATACAAAACCTTCAATGAGAGCTGAATAA
- a CDS encoding outer membrane lipoprotein-sorting protein, producing the protein MRKLWNLFFLISFVSLEAQAPDTSLSAQELLARLDREMDYGKGLVKGTYVLIRRNGTSETWRINRFFNGEDALLLFDRKGRGLESKLLTKDEGENVFFFNVLSAKLFRKTDDEKYESLMGTGFFYVDLSGYSYQANYNPLVNGDLEIGGEMYYRVSLKPILPYFYKKLVLLVGKKDLKPYRVDFHDRDGILFKTLNLKYGPVKIKESTGKVEDIQKASRLEMLDLNTGSITVWEIQEVDKTVNPDASLFNVDNLSR; encoded by the coding sequence ATGCGAAAACTTTGGAATTTATTTTTTTTGATTTCTTTTGTATCTCTAGAGGCCCAAGCACCTGACACCAGTTTATCGGCCCAGGAATTACTTGCAAGGCTTGACCGGGAAATGGATTACGGGAAAGGCCTTGTGAAAGGAACCTATGTTCTCATTCGTAGGAACGGAACATCGGAAACATGGAGAATCAATCGATTTTTTAATGGAGAGGATGCTTTGCTTCTTTTTGACAGAAAAGGGCGAGGCCTCGAATCCAAATTGTTAACCAAGGACGAAGGAGAAAACGTATTTTTCTTCAATGTTCTCAGTGCCAAACTGTTTCGCAAAACTGACGACGAAAAATACGAATCCCTCATGGGGACTGGATTTTTTTATGTGGATCTTTCTGGTTATTCGTATCAGGCAAATTACAACCCACTTGTCAATGGTGATTTGGAAATCGGTGGAGAGATGTATTACAGAGTTTCTCTCAAACCAATTCTGCCATATTTCTACAAAAAACTGGTGTTACTCGTTGGCAAAAAGGATTTAAAACCTTACCGCGTTGACTTTCATGATCGTGATGGTATTTTATTCAAAACATTAAACTTAAAATATGGACCTGTCAAAATCAAAGAATCAACGGGAAAGGTGGAAGACATACAAAAAGCTTCTCGTTTGGAAATGTTAGATTTGAACACAGGTAGTATTACGGTTTGGGAAATCCAAGAAGTGGATAAAACTGTAAATCCAGATGCATCTCTCTTTAATGTAGATAACCTAAGTAGATAA
- a CDS encoding 16S rRNA (uracil(1498)-N(3))-methyltransferase — protein MEPGLILFRIPFQKKDKIQLTKEEVNHLRALRLGNESTIIQIRDGEGGLFDYLLTPHSKELKFQKETIVPLKANRKKIAIALPKGNRLDFFLQKVTEIGLNEVVFLVFRHSIRKEFNLERAEKIVKEAAAQSKQTEILKLSIETAKDWMEAHTESLVVFHPFGQKPFEMSSLSGKIPVIGPEGGFHEEEENWMERNQIPKLTLPGGVLRTETCGIVAASFLVYGT, from the coding sequence TTGGAACCAGGGCTCATTCTATTTCGAATTCCGTTCCAAAAAAAAGACAAGATTCAATTAACGAAGGAAGAAGTGAATCACCTTCGTGCACTTCGTTTAGGAAATGAATCTACCATCATTCAAATTCGAGATGGAGAAGGTGGATTGTTTGATTACCTTCTCACTCCCCATTCGAAGGAACTGAAGTTCCAAAAAGAAACAATTGTTCCTCTTAAAGCCAATCGAAAAAAAATTGCCATCGCTTTACCAAAGGGGAATCGTTTGGATTTTTTCTTACAGAAGGTGACTGAGATTGGATTGAATGAAGTGGTATTTTTAGTATTTCGTCATTCCATACGCAAAGAATTTAATTTGGAAAGGGCAGAAAAGATTGTGAAGGAAGCAGCTGCTCAGTCCAAACAGACTGAAATCTTAAAACTTTCGATTGAAACGGCCAAAGATTGGATGGAAGCACATACAGAAAGTTTGGTGGTGTTTCATCCTTTTGGACAAAAACCGTTCGAAATGTCCAGTTTGTCAGGAAAAATTCCTGTCATTGGGCCAGAAGGTGGTTTCCATGAGGAAGAAGAAAATTGGATGGAAAGGAATCAGATTCCAAAACTGACTTTACCCGGTGGTGTGCTGAGAACGGAAACTTGCGGGATCGTTGCCGCAAGCTTTTTGGTCTATGGAACGTAA
- a CDS encoding LIC10775 family protein — protein MTREKDSLFLLHWKWNLCICCISLTMLFGFENTYLHSQNQPSVIVDPLLQKPWIPDAEEEESRSYHRFLSEFKNKQSSVKKKDRFGRNYLVSPSGKIRFLIDDEYYKEFPLQAEADIAAKELEVLYEVRKEKDVVFLGKGIHLCYRLKQEKDSGFFPEWLIRSNEITNRAANEWSDQTIPLDLVSDPYGCYVDEVSLRDYLYLESESFRYRLKIPSTLRYEGLYGNRLGIYGENRDSIYRIVRFVEFLSNYLPEGQTEWEEAFLLQVSGKKKRTLPKIILSIGSSFDKVRPLRNNKNYFVFWDSLRSLNNNQMRKLQFKRLEKENVYLSEWIEVDDIGNRIEMEMKEYYVYNAPRGYFLSLSYPKREKKKADEYWNTIRNSFVVKD, from the coding sequence ATGACTAGAGAGAAAGATTCTCTCTTTTTGTTACATTGGAAATGGAATCTTTGTATTTGTTGTATTTCTCTAACTATGCTTTTTGGATTTGAGAACACATACCTACATTCTCAAAACCAACCGAGTGTAATTGTTGATCCACTTCTCCAAAAACCATGGATCCCTGATGCAGAAGAGGAAGAGTCGAGAAGTTACCATCGTTTCTTAAGTGAATTTAAGAACAAACAATCCTCTGTGAAAAAAAAAGATCGATTTGGTAGGAATTACCTGGTGTCACCATCAGGCAAAATCAGGTTCCTCATTGATGATGAGTATTATAAAGAATTTCCACTCCAAGCAGAAGCAGACATAGCAGCAAAAGAATTAGAAGTTTTGTATGAAGTAAGAAAGGAAAAGGATGTAGTATTCCTGGGAAAGGGGATCCACCTTTGTTACCGATTAAAACAAGAAAAAGATTCGGGTTTTTTTCCTGAATGGTTGATTCGTTCGAACGAAATTACAAATCGAGCGGCCAATGAATGGTCAGACCAAACCATTCCATTAGATTTGGTGAGTGATCCTTATGGATGTTATGTGGATGAAGTTTCCTTACGAGATTATTTGTATCTGGAATCAGAATCGTTTCGTTATCGATTAAAAATCCCATCGACTTTACGATATGAAGGTTTGTACGGAAATCGACTTGGGATTTATGGCGAAAATCGAGATAGTATTTATAGGATCGTACGATTTGTTGAGTTTTTATCCAATTACCTTCCAGAAGGTCAAACCGAATGGGAAGAAGCTTTTCTTTTACAAGTCTCAGGTAAAAAAAAGAGAACATTGCCAAAAATCATTTTGTCAATAGGTTCTAGTTTTGATAAAGTAAGGCCTCTACGGAATAACAAAAATTACTTTGTGTTTTGGGACTCTCTTCGTTCCTTAAACAATAACCAAATGCGAAAACTGCAATTCAAACGTTTAGAAAAAGAAAATGTTTATCTGAGTGAATGGATTGAAGTAGATGATATCGGGAACCGAATCGAAATGGAAATGAAGGAATATTATGTATATAATGCTCCAAGAGGTTATTTTTTGTCTTTATCCTATCCAAAACGAGAGAAAAAGAAAGCAGATGAGTATTGGAATACGATTCGAAATAGTTTTGTTGTGAAAGATTAA
- a CDS encoding LA_3150 family lipoprotein — translation MKKLYIIFLIAFQTFCAQSKAQNTDGMTALLLNNATNGALSDKYNNGSLVHIKRADLVNLSFTGECYDSFTLVGIIVSPTNYYNTPQGGSGGLLNTDLEKWNLSLSNCSSLGFSPPNNTNFGTSSQRPNSDQTFTFKMYSCDPNNNPCSNNSIKASGF, via the coding sequence ATGAAAAAATTATACATCATATTTCTTATCGCATTTCAAACGTTTTGTGCACAGTCCAAAGCTCAAAACACAGATGGAATGACGGCCTTGTTATTGAATAATGCAACCAATGGAGCCTTATCCGATAAATACAATAATGGATCTCTGGTCCATATCAAAAGAGCCGATCTTGTGAACCTATCCTTTACTGGAGAATGTTATGATAGTTTCACTTTAGTTGGAATCATCGTGAGTCCGACTAACTACTATAATACACCACAAGGTGGGTCAGGAGGATTATTGAACACGGATTTAGAGAAGTGGAATCTTTCTCTATCCAATTGTAGTTCTCTTGGATTTTCTCCTCCCAATAATACAAATTTTGGTACGAGCTCACAAAGACCAAACTCCGATCAAACATTTACGTTTAAAATGTATAGCTGTGATCCTAACAATAATCCATGTTCAAACAATTCCATTAAGGCATCAGGGTTTTGA
- a CDS encoding alpha-2-macroglobulin family protein: protein MFFRFRIFLSVFLSLILVRSDFSQPTPASIEFFTPNGFIKEPKQVTARFTKPMVALGDVRPETEIFQVNCPFPGTSRFIDSTTWVYEFEKELPGGVECYFVLKEGIKSFSGEKIQGERSFGFHTGGPSVKYATPYQESTIAEDQVFLLHLDGKPDLGSFQKFAYFRSEELGNRIPVVLISGSERKTFLQSMGKKDKEEIVVLKSKQTFLPEKQIQLVLGKGIKSVWGGAIPEDEVITFTVRPVFSARFSCERTTADANCIPILPVSLSFNSPVSQELIEKIKLVDKDGKEYPKQKVTNKGNEYSDWLTFPGPFPENTEFQIKIPDIVDDANRSLANSAAFPLKFKTDEFPPLAKFSAKFGILESKANPALPVTLRNLEASLPIKSTSLGMGAKSQKTMDIVEIQKWFQTLSKVERNQSVFQTPASNAKVNSFQLPKPNGKKPMEVVGIPFDSPGFYVVELTSEVLANHLFAQGEGKKMYVSSAALVTNLSPHFKWGKDTSLVWVTSLDTGLPEAGVQIKILDCNGNIRGAGITGKDGTMLFGNINFQEVPYCGYHELGSGLTVFAQKNDDISFTSSTWEKGIESWRYQLPQTSAGYANYLESIVLDRTLFKKGETVHLKHVRRSFGNKGLIPAEPKDYPNTVVIKHEGSGESYTTPLVWSFPGHAESEFKIPKNAKHGVYLVTYPYNQEDTSYGRTITQFRVEEFRLPVLKGNIQLSSESQNLVSPKETKVLFGLEYLSGGGASLVPVKIRSQVVPGYYSPKEEYSEFTFSPETIKEGKWKVSGYEEEEVEETKPKVLSTNAKMDTKGFLEYKFENLKSIPGYGNFQVEMEYADPTGEIHTIARSFPVSPSEVHLGILPDGWYFTEDKVKLQLVVLDAKDKPVPSQKIKVNAYKKEFYSNRKRLVGGFYAYEHYEEVNQLGEFCEGKTDYKGILICEGKSPATGDIVFVAETKDKNGNQTNSTYNVWVSSKEEVWFDVSDHNRMDILPEKRSVEIGDTIKVQVRSPFREGTALVSLEREGVIDYFVTPVSGKDPFINIPIKKEYAPNVYVSVFLVRGRMGDPKPTGLVDLAKPSYRLGLSMLKVGYKPYSLSVSVTPNKKEFQVRETAEVELEIKSSDGKIPTESTEVTLAVVDEALLELSPNPTWNLLDAMMGTRPLQVVTSTAQSQIIGKRHFGLKAKPEGGGGGKQSTRSLFETLLYWRGKAIVGKDGKYKFSFPLNDSLTSFRIVAVASSGPKEFGTGMAKIQTSQKIQTFSGIPPVVRMGDSLQHEVTLRNASETKEQLRLRLSVVDTKNGSEIKTELETKSAMLSPGESKVITWDLTVPEEIVKRKFSLEVSSPNGTVMDSLSVEQNVIPAFTERVYQAGLLLYEAPFKESAQTPSGSKPNTGKMVWKASPTILTSTSGIQKYFQTYPYSCMEQKVSKAIGLRSDVLWNDVLADLNSFLDSDGLVKYFARMDYGSELLSAYVLTSAKLTNKTIPDDVLAKIMNGLQGFLDGRVYGERYRFGADLVVRKIIVWEALTRYQTYEWEQVRPIFDNLEFLPTASLIDLSDIYNRVNGADPKVKNRLYSVLRSKLNLQGSELIIADSGFTNPWWILGSRDYTMAKFLLWSFSEPAYKKDMPRIVKAFVKMQKQGRYDSTLGNAYSVLVFDRVSKLLEGEKVSGGKVKIQTEKETLNLEPNGKQTVTQTLGMNPETFTVSYDGKGKPWLEWSVQSVLPLQTPISSGYRLKRTFEPVQVAKPGVLSKGDTIKVRLEIEADSDKTWVVVEDPIPPGSLPLGRGFGRESQINQDKPGDTSYYLSFEEKTLSLYRAYFEYLPKGKHVIEHSYRLNHVGNFVLPPTRVEAMYSPETHAEWPNEIVRISENKD, encoded by the coding sequence ATGTTCTTTCGATTCCGCATTTTTTTGTCCGTTTTTCTTTCACTCATTTTGGTGAGATCCGATTTTTCCCAACCAACACCTGCTTCCATTGAATTTTTTACTCCCAATGGTTTTATCAAAGAACCCAAACAAGTAACGGCACGTTTTACAAAACCCATGGTGGCCCTTGGAGATGTCCGCCCAGAGACTGAAATTTTCCAAGTGAACTGTCCTTTTCCTGGAACCAGTCGCTTCATTGACTCTACCACTTGGGTGTATGAATTTGAAAAAGAATTACCAGGTGGAGTGGAGTGTTACTTTGTTTTAAAAGAAGGAATAAAGTCATTTAGCGGAGAAAAAATACAAGGAGAAAGATCGTTTGGATTCCACACAGGTGGTCCTTCTGTTAAGTACGCAACACCTTACCAAGAAAGTACAATTGCAGAAGACCAAGTGTTTTTATTACACTTAGATGGAAAACCCGACCTTGGTAGTTTTCAAAAATTTGCGTATTTTCGTTCGGAAGAATTAGGAAATCGAATTCCAGTGGTTCTCATCTCTGGTTCTGAACGAAAAACTTTCTTACAATCGATGGGCAAAAAAGACAAAGAAGAAATTGTTGTTTTAAAATCCAAACAAACCTTTTTGCCAGAAAAACAAATCCAACTTGTTCTTGGTAAAGGAATTAAGTCTGTATGGGGTGGTGCCATCCCTGAAGATGAGGTGATTACCTTTACTGTTAGACCCGTATTTTCAGCACGTTTTAGTTGTGAAAGGACAACTGCCGATGCAAATTGTATTCCAATCCTTCCAGTAAGTTTATCTTTTAACTCTCCCGTATCACAAGAGTTAATTGAAAAAATTAAGTTGGTGGATAAGGATGGAAAGGAATATCCAAAACAAAAAGTGACTAACAAAGGAAACGAATATTCGGATTGGTTGACTTTTCCCGGTCCTTTCCCAGAAAACACTGAATTCCAAATTAAAATTCCTGACATAGTTGATGATGCAAACAGAAGTTTGGCGAATAGTGCTGCCTTCCCATTAAAATTTAAAACAGATGAGTTCCCGCCACTTGCAAAATTCAGTGCAAAGTTTGGTATTTTGGAATCAAAAGCAAATCCTGCTCTTCCAGTCACCTTACGAAACTTAGAAGCAAGTCTCCCCATCAAATCGACTTCCTTAGGAATGGGTGCAAAAAGCCAAAAAACAATGGACATCGTTGAAATCCAAAAGTGGTTTCAAACATTATCCAAAGTCGAAAGGAACCAATCTGTTTTCCAAACACCAGCTTCCAATGCTAAAGTAAATTCTTTCCAATTACCAAAACCGAATGGCAAAAAACCAATGGAAGTCGTAGGAATTCCTTTTGATTCACCAGGTTTTTACGTTGTTGAATTAACGAGTGAAGTACTTGCCAACCATCTCTTTGCACAAGGCGAAGGAAAAAAAATGTATGTATCCAGTGCTGCTCTTGTTACCAATTTATCTCCGCATTTCAAATGGGGGAAGGATACCAGTTTAGTTTGGGTGACAAGTTTGGATACAGGTCTTCCTGAAGCTGGTGTACAAATAAAAATTTTAGATTGTAATGGGAATATACGGGGTGCTGGGATCACAGGAAAAGATGGTACAATGCTTTTTGGAAATATCAATTTCCAGGAAGTGCCTTATTGTGGTTATCATGAGTTAGGTTCCGGTCTTACTGTTTTTGCTCAAAAAAATGACGATATCAGTTTTACTTCCAGTACATGGGAAAAAGGAATTGAAAGTTGGCGTTACCAACTCCCTCAAACAAGTGCGGGATATGCAAATTATTTAGAATCAATTGTTCTCGATCGTACATTATTTAAAAAAGGGGAAACAGTTCACCTGAAACACGTTAGGCGTAGTTTTGGGAATAAAGGTTTAATCCCTGCAGAACCAAAAGACTATCCAAATACCGTTGTCATTAAACATGAAGGTTCAGGAGAAAGTTATACAACACCTCTAGTTTGGTCATTCCCAGGTCATGCTGAGTCCGAGTTTAAAATTCCTAAAAATGCAAAACACGGTGTTTATTTAGTAACCTATCCTTACAACCAAGAGGACACAAGTTATGGACGAACCATCACACAATTTCGAGTGGAGGAATTTCGTCTACCCGTCCTAAAGGGGAATATCCAACTATCTTCCGAATCACAAAACCTTGTATCTCCTAAAGAAACAAAAGTTCTTTTTGGATTGGAATACCTCTCGGGAGGTGGTGCCTCTCTTGTGCCTGTGAAAATCCGATCACAAGTGGTACCTGGTTATTATAGTCCAAAAGAAGAATATTCTGAATTTACCTTTTCGCCAGAAACCATCAAAGAAGGAAAGTGGAAGGTGAGTGGGTATGAGGAAGAAGAAGTGGAAGAAACAAAACCAAAGGTGTTGTCCACAAATGCAAAAATGGATACAAAAGGATTTTTAGAATACAAATTTGAAAATCTAAAATCCATTCCAGGGTATGGTAACTTTCAAGTGGAAATGGAATATGCAGATCCTACTGGAGAAATCCATACAATCGCAAGGAGTTTTCCAGTTTCACCTTCTGAAGTTCATTTAGGAATTTTACCTGATGGATGGTATTTCACAGAAGACAAAGTAAAACTACAGTTAGTTGTTTTGGATGCAAAAGACAAACCTGTTCCGTCGCAGAAAATTAAAGTAAACGCATACAAAAAAGAATTTTATTCCAATCGAAAACGTCTCGTTGGTGGATTTTATGCTTATGAACACTATGAAGAAGTGAATCAGTTAGGAGAGTTTTGTGAAGGAAAAACTGATTACAAAGGGATTCTCATTTGTGAAGGAAAATCACCTGCTACCGGTGACATCGTTTTTGTGGCGGAAACAAAAGATAAAAATGGAAATCAAACAAACTCTACTTATAATGTATGGGTGAGTTCTAAGGAAGAAGTTTGGTTTGATGTAAGTGATCATAACCGAATGGACATCTTACCTGAAAAACGATCAGTAGAAATTGGTGATACCATCAAAGTCCAAGTGAGATCTCCCTTCCGCGAAGGAACTGCTCTTGTCAGTTTAGAGAGAGAAGGTGTGATTGATTATTTTGTTACACCAGTGAGTGGAAAAGATCCTTTTATCAACATTCCGATCAAAAAAGAATATGCTCCCAATGTTTACGTTTCTGTTTTTCTTGTGCGTGGGCGAATGGGTGATCCAAAACCAACAGGTCTTGTTGACTTAGCCAAACCAAGTTACCGTTTGGGACTTTCTATGTTGAAGGTTGGGTATAAGCCGTACAGTTTGTCCGTTTCTGTCACTCCCAATAAAAAAGAATTCCAAGTTAGAGAAACAGCAGAAGTGGAATTGGAAATTAAATCATCAGATGGTAAGATTCCTACAGAGTCAACTGAGGTTACATTAGCAGTTGTGGATGAAGCATTATTAGAACTTTCTCCCAATCCAACTTGGAATTTATTAGATGCGATGATGGGGACAAGACCACTGCAAGTGGTAACATCGACTGCTCAATCTCAAATTATTGGGAAACGCCACTTTGGGCTCAAAGCGAAACCTGAAGGTGGCGGAGGGGGAAAACAGTCCACTCGTTCTCTTTTTGAAACTCTACTGTATTGGAGAGGAAAAGCTATTGTTGGAAAGGATGGAAAGTATAAATTTAGTTTTCCATTAAACGACTCCCTCACCAGTTTCCGTATTGTTGCGGTTGCCAGTTCCGGTCCAAAAGAATTTGGAACAGGGATGGCAAAAATCCAAACATCCCAAAAAATCCAAACTTTTTCTGGAATCCCTCCCGTTGTTAGGATGGGGGATAGTTTACAACACGAAGTGACTTTGCGTAATGCAAGCGAAACCAAAGAACAACTTAGGCTTCGTCTGAGTGTGGTAGACACAAAAAACGGCTCGGAAATCAAAACGGAATTGGAAACCAAATCGGCAATGTTATCTCCTGGGGAATCAAAAGTGATCACTTGGGATCTTACAGTTCCGGAAGAGATCGTAAAACGTAAATTTTCACTAGAAGTATCTTCACCTAACGGAACTGTGATGGATTCTTTGTCGGTTGAACAAAATGTAATACCTGCTTTTACAGAAAGGGTGTACCAAGCAGGGCTTCTGTTATATGAGGCACCATTTAAGGAATCAGCGCAAACTCCTTCAGGTTCTAAACCAAATACGGGAAAGATGGTTTGGAAAGCTTCCCCTACAATTTTAACAAGTACATCGGGAATCCAAAAGTATTTCCAAACGTATCCTTATTCTTGTATGGAACAAAAAGTTTCAAAAGCGATAGGTTTACGTTCGGACGTTTTATGGAATGATGTTTTAGCAGATTTAAATTCTTTTTTAGATTCAGATGGACTTGTGAAGTATTTTGCACGGATGGATTATGGAAGTGAATTACTTTCTGCATATGTTTTAACATCCGCTAAACTAACAAACAAAACCATACCTGATGATGTTTTAGCAAAAATTATGAATGGTTTACAAGGATTTTTGGACGGAAGGGTTTATGGAGAAAGGTATCGATTTGGTGCCGACCTTGTTGTTCGAAAAATCATCGTTTGGGAAGCATTAACACGATACCAAACTTACGAGTGGGAACAAGTGCGTCCCATTTTTGATAACCTGGAATTTTTACCGACTGCTTCACTCATTGATTTATCTGATATTTACAATCGTGTGAATGGAGCGGATCCAAAAGTAAAGAATCGTTTGTACAGTGTTTTGCGATCAAAATTAAATTTGCAAGGTTCTGAGTTAATCATTGCTGACTCTGGTTTTACCAATCCATGGTGGATTCTTGGAAGTAGGGATTATACGATGGCAAAATTTTTGTTATGGTCCTTCTCCGAACCCGCTTACAAAAAAGATATGCCACGGATTGTCAAAGCATTTGTCAAAATGCAAAAACAAGGAAGGTATGATAGTACACTTGGAAATGCTTATTCGGTTTTAGTTTTTGATCGTGTGAGTAAACTTCTGGAAGGAGAAAAGGTAAGTGGTGGGAAAGTCAAAATCCAAACCGAAAAAGAAACATTAAATTTGGAACCCAATGGCAAACAAACTGTTACCCAAACTCTTGGTATGAACCCTGAAACCTTCACTGTGAGTTATGATGGAAAAGGAAAACCTTGGTTGGAATGGTCTGTGCAAAGTGTCCTTCCTTTACAAACTCCGATCTCCAGTGGTTACCGCCTGAAACGTACTTTTGAACCTGTGCAAGTGGCAAAACCAGGAGTTTTATCCAAAGGAGATACCATCAAAGTCAGACTGGAAATTGAGGCAGACTCCGATAAAACTTGGGTGGTTGTGGAAGATCCAATTCCACCTGGATCCCTTCCTCTTGGGCGTGGATTTGGGCGAGAATCACAGATAAACCAAGACAAACCGGGAGATACTTCTTATTACTTAAGTTTTGAGGAAAAAACCTTGTCCCTCTACCGTGCTTATTTTGAATACCTGCCCAAGGGAAAACATGTGATTGAACACAGTTACCGCCTAAATCACGTGGGGAATTTTGTCCTACCTCCAACACGTGTGGAAGCCATGTATTCGCCGGAAACACATGCTGAATGGCCTAACGAAATCGTGAGGATTTCGGAAAATAAGGACTAG